CGTTTCACATCAAGCCGCAACCGGTTTTCAACAAGAATTTCAACCTACTGGGCGATAATCTTCGTGAAAATTCCCAGCTGGGTTACATCAATATTATCCTGTCGTCGAGCGAGAAACAGGTGGAACGCCTTCATGCCATTTTCGAAGACAAAGGCGATCCGCAGGAGTTCGACCATCTTCCGTTTGCACTGAAGGAAGGTTTCATCGATCACGACCTGAAACTTTGCTGCTATACCGACCACCAGATTTTCGAGCGGTACCACCGTTTCAAACTGCGTTCGAAGAAATCGGCGCGGCAGGCGATTACGCTCAAGGAGTTGGCTAAGCTGCATCCCGGCGATTATGTGGTCCATGTCGATCACGGCATCGGGAAATTTGCCGGCCTGGTAAGAACCGAGGAGGATGGCAAAACACAGGAAGCCATCCGGCTGATCTATCGCGATAACGACTCGTTGCTGGTGAGCATTCATTCGCTGCACCGCATTTCGAAATACAAAGGAAAGGACGGTACCGAGCCCAAAATCAATAAACTGGGAACGGCTGCCTGGCAAAACCTGAAGAACAAAACCAAGAAGAAGGTCAAGGACATTGCCCGCGAACTGATTGGTTTGTATGCGCACCGGAAAGCGGAAGATGGTTTTGCCTTTGCCCGTGATTCGTACCTGCAGCAGGAGTTGGAAGCTAGCTTCATTTATGAGGATACGCCGGACCAGTTGAAAGCCACCGTTGCAACTAAGGAAGACATGGAGAAGACCATGCCCATGGATCGGCTCATTTGTGGTGACGTAGGTTTCGGTAAAACAGAAGTGGCGATCCGGGCTGCCTTCAAAGCGGTCACCGACAGCAAGCAGGTTGCCGTTCTGGTTCCGACCACTATCCTGGCATTCCAGCATTTTAAAACCTTCAACGAACGGCTGAGCGATTTTCCCTGCCGCATTGAATACATCAGCCGGCTGCGTAAGCCTGCCGAGGTACGGCACATTCTGAAGGAAGTATCCGAAGGGAAAGTAGATATTGTAATTGGAACGCACCGGCTGGTAGGGAAGGATGTCAAATTCAAGGACCTCGGGCTGTTGGTTATCGATGAGGAGCAGAAATTCGGGGTTTCCGTGAAGGAAAAACTGAAACACCTGAAAGTAAACGTGGATACGTTGACCTTAACAGCAACGCCCATCCCGAGAACCCTGCAATTTTCTCTGATGGGAGCGCGCGATTTGTCCATCATCAACACGCCGCCGCCCAACCGGTTCCCGATCAACACCGAAGTGCACGGTTTCAACGAAGACATCATCCGGGAAGCTATTACCTACGAGGTAGCGCGTGGAGGGCAGGTTTTCTTTATTAATAACCGCGTACAAAATATTTACGAGGTTGAGGCGCTGATCAAACGGATTGTGCCGGGCGTGCGCACCGTTGTTGGCCATGGCCAGATGGAAGGTTCGCAGCTGGAAAAAGTGATGCTCGACTTCATCAACGGCGAGTTCGATGTGCTCATCGCCACGACCATCATTGAATCGGGACTTGATATTCCGAATGCCAATACCATCATCATCAACCAGGCACACAACTTCGGTTTGAGTGAACTGCACCAGCTGCGCGGACGCGTGGGCCGTTCCAACAAAAAAGCGTTCTGCTACCTGCTCGCACCGCCGATGACCAGCATGACACCCGAAGCACGACGCCGACTACAGGCCATCGAAGAGTTCTCCGATTTGGGCAGCGGTTTCAGCATTGCCATGCAGGATTTGGATATCCGGGGAGCCGGAAACCTGCTGGGAGCCGAACAAAGCGGTTTCATTGCCGATATCGGTTTCGAGACGTACCACCGCATCCTCAACGAAGCGATCCAGGAATTGAAGCACGAAGAATTCCAGCAACTGTACAAAGAGGAAGAATCGCGGGAAGCCAACGAAGCTTTCCTGAACCTGCGTTTTGTGAATGATTGCCAGGTGGATACTGATTTGGAGTTGCTCTTCCCCGAAAGCTACATCTCCAGCATTTCGGAACGTATGCTGCTCTACCGCGAACTGGACAATATCGAGGACAACGATGCTTTGGAGCAGTTCCGCGCTCAGCTCATCGACCGTTTCGGTAAACTGCCCGACTCGACGATTGAGTTGCTGGAAGTGGTTCGCCTCCGCTGGACAGCCATCGAGCTAAACCTCGAGAAGATCATTCTGAAGAACAAAAAGATGATTTGCTATTTTCCGTCCGACCAGCAGTCGCCGTTTTATCAGACGAGCCTTTTCGGGAATATCCTGCAATGGCTTCAGACACATCCGAAGAAATGCCGGATAAAAGAAGCGAAGGGAAAACTCAGCATTGTCTTCAGCGAGGTAACTTCCATTCAACATGCCGTCGGTTTATTGGATGAAATTGCAGAAAGTGTCATCCCCGAACGGGTAAAAGCCAATTGATAAAAATTGTTAATTAAGCCTTTAGCGCTACACATCCACAAGAATCCATTAACTTTGTCCCCCAAAGAAAAAGACCACAATGCATCGCATACACCAATTAATAATGACCTCTACAGTCTGTCTGATTCTGAGCACCGGTTTGTTCAGCAGGGTATCAGCGCAGGATAGTTTGGCTACAAGCTATTCGGCTCACATTGATACCGTATTGACCAAGAATGATTTGACCAGTGATAGTCTGTTGCACGTCAATCTGAAATCGATTGACATTATTCCTCCGTTTAAATTCAAGAACCATCATCAGGAAAAGAAATATGATGAGTTGGTGGAGGATGTGAAGAAGACGTATCCGCTGGCCATGATTGTCAGCAAAGAGCTGAACCGCGTGAAAAAAGAACTTGACCAGGTTTATACTTCCCCGGCCCGCCGGAAGAAATACATGAAATGGTACCAGCATTATATCAAGGAAACTTACATGGATACCCTGAAGACGCTGAATCTGCGCCAGGGCAGGCTATTGCTCAAACTCATCGACCGGGAAACAGGCGAAACAGCTTACGATTTGCTGAAAGAGTACCGCGGCGGCGGACAGGCCTTTCTGTGGAACTCGCTGGCGTTTCTAACGGGTTCCAGCCTGAAATCGGATTTCGATCCGGAAGAGGATGCCATGCTCGAACACATCCTTCGCCGGTACGAAGCCGGAGAGTTTCATTAACAGAAAGTAAAATCACTTATTAAAACTTTTTAAGAACTTTTTTTTTACGTCTGGATTCGCTTATTTTTACTAGTTCAAAATAAACCAGAAAGCCTATCATGGACTTAAGTAAAAAGTTGCAGAGCGACAATCCGGTTTTTTACGGATTTGGCGAGTATGCCCCGACCAACCTCACCCACAGGGACATGCTCACGAAATATGAAAAAGCTCCCACGTACATTTATCCTGAAGGAAAAGATGTTTCGCAGGCGGTAGCTGATGAGATTGCCGATTTCATTAAAGAGAAACAAAAAAAAGGGGAAAAATGTGTTTTGGGGCTGCCTACCGGTTCGACGCAGTTGGGGATTTATGCCGAACTGGTGCGTAAGCACAGGGAAGAGGGCCTGAGCTTTAGCAATGTTGTTACCTTCAACATTGACGAGTACTACCCGATGTCTCCGCATTCCATCCACAGTTACAACAACTATATGCAGCGTCATCTTTACGAGCATGTCGACATTCCGGAGGAGAATATTCACATTCCGGATGGAACGATCATGTTCGACTCGGTTCACGATTACTGTCGTGAATACGAAAAGATGATCAAGGAGGCTGGCGGCATCGATTTAATGCTGTTAGGGATTGGCCGTACCGGTCACATTGGTTTCAACGAGCCCGGTTCGGGACGGAATACCCGTACCCGGATTATCACGCTCGATCCGGTCACCCGCCAGGAAGAAGCCACCGAATTCCAGGGTTTCATCAACGTACCCCGACGCGCCATTACCATGGGAGTCGATACCATTCTGGAGTCCCGGAAAATTATATTGGTAGCTTTGGGCGAATCGAAAGCCAGTGTCATCCAGAAAACTGTGGAAGAAGATCCGGACAGCGACGTTCCGGCCTCTTTCATTCAGGAACACCACGATGTAAAAGTAGTGCTCGACAGTGGCGCCAGTTCGCAGCTGGTCAGGGTACGCACGCCGTGGCTGGTCGACAACATGGACTGGAACGACGATCGACTTGTACGGAAAGCCGTGGTTTGGCTGTGTAAGCAAGCGAAGAAACCCATCCTGAAACTGACCGGCAAGGATTACAACGATTTTGGTCTGAGTGATTTGCTGGCTACAGTCGGTTCGGCTTACCGAATCAACATTAAGGTATTTAACGACTTGCAGCATACCATCACCGGATGGCCCGGCGGTAAACCGGAAGTAGACGACTCGAACCGTCCGGAGAGAGCCAAACCGGCGAAAAAGCGAGTGGTTATCTTCAGCCCGCACCCCGACGATGATGTTATCTCGATGGGTGGAACACTGCTTCGCCTGGTGGAACAGGGACACGATGTACACGTTGCTTACCAGGTGTCGGGTAATTTCGCGGTAGCGGATGAATACATTTCGCGTTACCTCGATTTCCATCACGAATATGCTGAATTCTACAATCCGGAGAATCAAAAAGCAAAAGAGCAGAAAGAGAAAGTTCTTTCGTTCCTGAAAAATAAAAAGGATGACGAAGTGGACATTATGGACGTTCGGAAAGCGAAAGGTTTGATTCGCCGGATGGAAGCGCGTTCCGCTTTGCGTTATTTCGGTATTCCCGATTCGCACATTCATTTCCTCGATCTTCCTTTTTATGAAAGTGGAAGACGTCAGAAAAATCCGGTTGGCGAAGAGGATGTCAAAATCGTCATGGACCTGCTGAATGAGGTGGAACCGCACCAGATTTTTGCTGCCGGCGATTTGTCCGATCCACACGGAACCCACCGCGTTTGCCTCGATACCATTTTTATCGCACTCGAGCACTTGCGGACCGATAAAGATTGGATGAAAAACTGCTGGGTTTGGCTCTACCGTGGTGCCTGGGCCGAGTGGGAAGCCGACGAAATTGAAATGGCTGTTCCCATTAGTCCTATCGAGCTGGCCCGGAAACGTGAAGCCATTTTACGTCACCAATCTCAAAAAGAAGGCGCTATGTTTATGGGTGAAGACGAACGGGAATTCTGGCAGCGCGCCGAACAGCGAAACAGGGCAACAGCAAGTCTTTACGACCAGCTGGGAATGGCGGAGTACGAAGCCATGGAAGCCTTTGTTAAATACTATCCGTGAGAGATTTCAACGATCCGTTGATAAGTTTCAGCCTTCCTTTCGGGGAAGGCTTTTTTTGTACCTTTATATTTCGTTACATTTGTTTAAATTATGATTATCAATTAGAACAATGAAACCCCGGCAAGCTTTTCCCACACTCCTGCTGGTTCTGGTCATTGCATTTCAGGCAGCGGGCCGGAACCCCCGAATGGCGAAACCATTGGTGAAAGAGGAATTCAGAGGGATATGGATTGCGACGGTAAACAACACTGACTGGCCATCTAAACCGGGTCTGCCTGCAGACCAACAACAAAAGGAACTGATTCATCTGATTGACCGGATTGAGAATACCGGCTTAAACGCGGTAATTCTCCAGGTCAGGCCGGCTGCCGACGCCATCTATCCATCACCTACTGAACCCTGGTCGTATTATTTAACCGGCGAACAAGGCAAAGCGCCCACGCCTTATTACGATCCACTTCGGTTTGCGATTAACCTGTGTCATCAGCGAGGACTTGAATTTCACGCCTGGTTCAATCCGTTCCGGGTAACGGCCAGCAGTTATCTCCATCTTGCTCCTAATCATCCCTTACGGAAAAACAACAACTGGATAGTCAGATATAACGGGAAGAGCTATCTCGACCCCGGCATTCCTGAAGTCCGCGAATATGTCATCAACATCATTATGGATGTGGTGAAACGCTACGACATCGATGCCGTTCACCTCGACGACTATTTTTATCCCTATCCGATAAAATCACTGACCTTTGATGACGAAGCTTCTTTTAAAAAATACGGTGGCGATGATTATCCGAACCAGTTGAAAGAGTGGCGCCGGAACAACGTTAACCTGTTCATTAGCGAGTTAAACGAGAAGATAAAAGCGGAAAAGAGTTGGGTTAAACTGGGTGTCAGCCCTTTTGGGGTATGGCGGAACCTCTCGCTTGATCCGGATGGCTCCGCCGGTAAATGCGGATTATCCTCCTACGACGATTTATACGCCGACGCCCGCACGTGGGTGAAGAATGGCTGGGTTGATTACATTATTCCCCAGTTATACTGGGAAAGAGGAAATGCTTACGGCGATTTTGATACGCTGGCCCGCTGGTGGAACAATAATGTCGATAAGCGGCATCTCTATTTCGGGCAAGCACTTTATAAAGCTGCCAGCTCCGCACCCGGATGGCAGGACCCCAATGAAATTGAGAAGCAAATCGATATTGCCCGGCAGATGAACAATGCCCGTGGCTTTGCTTTCTTCAGTGCGTCGCATTTGCTCGATTTGAGCCAGGAGCAGGTTAGCCGTTTGCGGCAGGAACTGAAAGAAGAACCGGCTATTGTTCCCAAGATGGCCTGGCTCGATAGCGTTCCTCCACCCGTTCCGGGCCATTTCCGGCTGGAGTCCACCATTAATGGAACCTGGCTGAAATGGAAGCTGCCGGCTAGCTATAATGACGATCGCGTCCAATATGTGATATACCGGGTAAAAAAAGATGCTGACGGGAATAATCCCGTGACTGACGTTTTCAAGGTAACGGAACAGCGCGAGTTATTTATTCCTCCGTCTATGCGTAACAAGCTGGCTGACGAATGTTTCCGTGTATCAACCATCGACAGATTAAACAACGAAAGTGCTCTTTCGCCACTCATACAGATAAATGGGACTGAATTTAAATTAATGCAGTAATTTTTGCTGCATTTAGTAACTGGTCATATGTATGTTATATTTTGAGTAACTTTGTATTCTCACTAAAACCGAACCATGGACGAGATTTTTAAAAAGATTGGAACAACTCAGACCCTCAGTCAGAAAATAGAGCGGAATATAGAGAAGGCTATCCGCGATAAGAAACTGGAAGTTGGTTCCCGTCTTCCCTCCGAGCGTGAATTATGTGAAATGTTTGCTGTCAGCCGCACGGCTTTGCGTGAAGCGTTGAGACGTTTAAGTGCCCGCGGTCTCCTTGAAATCCGGAAAGGTAGCGGAATGTACGTGACCAAGCTGGGAATGCAGGATGCCATTCAATCATTGAATCTGTATTATGATCTGAAGTTCGACAATAACCTGATCAAGCAGATTATCGAAGTAAGAAAAGCATTTGAACCTCAGATTACGATGATGGCTGCCCAAAACCGGACTGAAGAAGATCTCAAACAGATGGAGAAAAACCTGCTTGAGTTCGATAAGTGCGATCCGGATAATACCCAGTTAGAATCGGATATCGATAACCGGTTTCACATTTTGTTGGCCCGTGCCACCGGCAACCCGATTGCTATCGTTACCATGGAACCCATTCACAACCTGCTTCCGCGTATGCGCAACCTGATTTATGGTAGTATAGAAGGGGAGAAGGAAATCACACTGGGCTATCACAAGGAAATTGTGAATGCTATCCGGGAAAAAGACGGTGAACGGGCCTCTGAACGTATGCAGGCGCACATCAACCGCAACATGGAGGTTTACGAAAAGTTCCTCAATAAGGGAGAATAAGCTGTTTGCCCACACATATAACCCGGCTCAACTACAGCCGGGTATTTACTACACTGTTGAATATCGAACCGAACTGGTAACGCAGCCCGATACCGCTCGAAATCTCGAACGATGTGGGGAGCTTTCGCGTGTTCAGCAATAAATCCTCGTCCGAAATATCGCCCAGCGGGAGGTACAACTGGTCATGGATGCTTTCGGCATTGAAGCCGAAATTCACCGAAAGGCCTTTGGCTACCCGGAAATTAATGCCGGTATTAAGTTGCAGACTATACTTTTCAGGCATTTCCAGGTATTGATTTCCCCGCACCCGTGCTTCGATGCCACCCCACGGCTGTACCATCTCAAAATCGACCGCGAGGGTATGTTTCCACAACCACTCCTTTGTTTTGTCAAAAATGGTTTTTTCATTGTATCCCACGGTTTCGCCTCCGGCATAATAAGCAACCGTGAAGGTGCGTTTATCCGCTTCGTCCCACGGAAAGAAATTATACTCAACTGCCGGTTTCAGGCTGTAGGAATACTTGATATTACGATAGGTGCTGGAATACAAATTGAAGAAACCGCCGAACGACCAGCGATCTGACAAACTCCTGACAACACTGGATGAAAAACCCTTGTAAATATTTTCTGTTCGGACCGTCTCATCGTAGGTTGAGGTATCGGTTTCTACCGTTTTTTTATACTCGCGGATGTGGCTGGAGTAATTGATGTTATTCCGCACCCGCCATTCCTCGGTCACTTTTGAGGCACGTCCTGAGAATGAATAGTCAAAGTTCTTTTTCCGTTCCTCCATGCTCAGCCCGCCGTTTCCCTGGACGCGAAACACCCAGTTGTGCCACGGATCAACCAATGGTTTGGTGTCCGCGAAAGCGGTATCTTTTTTATTTCCTTTGATATTCACCGATTCAGCGCCGGTTGCCTCGTTGACAAACGGCATCACACCCATTTTCAGGGTACGAAGAAAAACATCACGCACCTCGTTCCAGGTTTGCGACGGGTAGGTATTGCAGTTCAGGGTAAAATCGCCAATTTGGTCGAACATGACGCTGTAGAAAGCCATGGAGTAGTTGGCACCGCCACTTCCGGTGGTCCGCTTCTTGACAATTACATGCACATCGGCAGCATTCGGGTCGTTTACAAAATCGACAAACGAAATATTCCGGCGGATGTAATTAAAATCGACGATATTTCCTTCCAGGTACAAACGTACCGGACCTTCTTTTCTTCCCTTACCGGGAAGCTCTTTCCCAACAACCCGCTGAAGAGGAAAAAACAGTAGAAAAAGCGCAATAAAGTACAGTAAAAACGGAGTAGACCCTTTTTTCATAGTTAGCTCAAAATAGGTGGATGGCGGAAAATTGCAACAAATGTATAGAAAACGTTTATTATTTGAAAGATATTTCATTACGATATCATACCGGTATAGGATGATTTATGGCTTGTAAACCAATTTGTTTCGCTCAGGATGACCAAATGCGTACCAGAAGAAGTGTCCCTGTCAGTAGTAACTTATTGTTTGGCTTACGGTAAGCATAAAAAGATTTTATAAAATTGCCTTGCTTTTTGAGCCTTTCGGCAGAAAAGATTGTTTCACACAAAAAGTAATACACACAGCTCATGACAACCAGTTTTTTGCTATTGATTCTCGGTTTGGTATTTCTCATCAAAGGTGCCGACTGGCTGGTATTCGGAGCATCTGCCCTGGCGCGCCGTTTTCGTATTCCGGAGCTGGTCATCGGATTGACCATTGTTTCGTTCGGGACGTCGGCACCCGAGCTGGTTGTTAATAGTTTCGCCGCGTTCCAGAATCACCCGGACATTGTATTAGGGAACATCATCGGGAGTAACAACTTCAACCTGTTTCTCATCCTCGGAATTTCAGGCCTTATTCTTCCGCTAAGCGTACAAAGCACCACCGTGTGGAAAGAGATTCCCTTCTCGTTGCTGGCTGCACTGGTATTATTGATTCTAGCCAACGACCAATGGACAGGGCATGCAATCGATGTGATTTCGCGAACGGATGGCATGATTCTACTTCTTTTTTTCGCTCTGTTCTGGCTCTATCTTTTTCGGCAGGTGAAAAAAGAACGACTTAATTCATTGGCAGAATCCGAAACATCTTCGGTGAGTAGCCGGAAGATGGCAGCCTATATTTTGGGTGGTCTGGTCATCCTTATCATTGGTGGAAAGGTGATCGTTAATAGCGCGGTGAATATTGCCCGGCATTACCACATCAGCGAGCAAATCATCAGCCTGACGATTGTTGCCGCGGGAACGTCGCTGCCTGAATTGGCTACTTCGGTGGTAGCCGCTATACGCAAGAACAACGACATTGCTGTGGGGAATGTTATCGGCTCGAACATCTTCAATGTTTTTTTCATCCTGGCTGTCAGTTCACTTATTCGTCCCGTTCAGTTCGACGTTTCGTTCAACCGTGACATCCTGCTGCTCATCGGCGGAACACTATTCCTTTTTATCGCCATGTTTACGGGTAAGGCACGCAAGCTCGATCGCTGGGAGGCAGCCATTCTGCTGATAGCCTTCGCGGTGTATTTTTATTTCATCACCTGACGCACGTGCGGCATCTCGGTAAAAGCAATATGCAGTCCGGCCTGTTTAAGTGCGTTGGCAAAGGTTTCGCAAATATACTCTTCGCCCACCATCTCATCGATACCATACAAGCCCAGTTCTTTGCGTACTTCCTGTTTCACGCCCGAAAGGATTACCCGGATACCCCTTTTTTCCATCTCCTTCAACAGCTCGATGAAATTGTGAATCCCGGTCGAATCGATAAAAGGGACATGCCGCATCCGCAGAATCAACACGTTTGATTTGTAATGAATATTTCGCAATGCATCGCGGTATTCCTGTGCTGCCGCAAAGAAAAACGGACCACTGATTTCGTATACATCCACACCGCGGGGCAATGCCGAATAATTCTCAATCACGTCGGTATCCTGCTCCATCGGTTCCACCGACGACAATTTGCCCATCCGCTGCATAAAGAGCAAGGCAGAAAGCACAATCCCGACCTCGATGGCAACCGTCAGATCGACCAATACGGTCAGGAAGAAAACCGTCAGCAATACCAACACATCGTATTTCGAGCCTTTCAATACCGAACGAAATGAACGCCATTCGCTCATGTTATATGCCACTACCATCAGAATACCGGCCAGCACCGGCATGGGAATCAGTTTGGCCCACTTCCCAAAGAAAAGCATGATGAGCAACAATGTGACTGCATGAATCATTCCCGCCAACGGCGTGCGTCCACCGTTTTTTACATTGGTAGCTGTCCGGGCAATAGCTCCGGTAGCCGGAATTCCGCTAAAGAGCGGCGATGCCAGGTTGGCAATTCCCTGCGCAATCAGTTCGGTGTTCGAACGGTGATGTCCGCCAATCATTCCATCTGCGACCACCGCCGATAGGAGTGATTCAATGGCGCCCAACATGGCAATGGTCAGAGCCGGCTGGATGTAATTCTGCAGGTTCGACCAGTCCAAGTGTGGAATCTGGAATGAAATGCTTCCCTGTATTTCGC
This Prolixibacter sp. NT017 DNA region includes the following protein-coding sequences:
- the nagB gene encoding glucosamine-6-phosphate deaminase, whose translation is MDLSKKLQSDNPVFYGFGEYAPTNLTHRDMLTKYEKAPTYIYPEGKDVSQAVADEIADFIKEKQKKGEKCVLGLPTGSTQLGIYAELVRKHREEGLSFSNVVTFNIDEYYPMSPHSIHSYNNYMQRHLYEHVDIPEENIHIPDGTIMFDSVHDYCREYEKMIKEAGGIDLMLLGIGRTGHIGFNEPGSGRNTRTRIITLDPVTRQEEATEFQGFINVPRRAITMGVDTILESRKIILVALGESKASVIQKTVEEDPDSDVPASFIQEHHDVKVVLDSGASSQLVRVRTPWLVDNMDWNDDRLVRKAVVWLCKQAKKPILKLTGKDYNDFGLSDLLATVGSAYRINIKVFNDLQHTITGWPGGKPEVDDSNRPERAKPAKKRVVIFSPHPDDDVISMGGTLLRLVEQGHDVHVAYQVSGNFAVADEYISRYLDFHHEYAEFYNPENQKAKEQKEKVLSFLKNKKDDEVDIMDVRKAKGLIRRMEARSALRYFGIPDSHIHFLDLPFYESGRRQKNPVGEEDVKIVMDLLNEVEPHQIFAAGDLSDPHGTHRVCLDTIFIALEHLRTDKDWMKNCWVWLYRGAWAEWEADEIEMAVPISPIELARKREAILRHQSQKEGAMFMGEDEREFWQRAEQRNRATASLYDQLGMAEYEAMEAFVKYYP
- a CDS encoding FadR/GntR family transcriptional regulator; this translates as MDEIFKKIGTTQTLSQKIERNIEKAIRDKKLEVGSRLPSERELCEMFAVSRTALREALRRLSARGLLEIRKGSGMYVTKLGMQDAIQSLNLYYDLKFDNNLIKQIIEVRKAFEPQITMMAAQNRTEEDLKQMEKNLLEFDKCDPDNTQLESDIDNRFHILLARATGNPIAIVTMEPIHNLLPRMRNLIYGSIEGEKEITLGYHKEIVNAIREKDGERASERMQAHINRNMEVYEKFLNKGE
- a CDS encoding SulP family inorganic anion transporter encodes the protein MQSIFKPKFFTILKGGYSRQTIVNDLLAGVIVGIVAIPLAIAFAVASGVSPEKGLVTAIVAGFLISFLGGSRVQIGGPTGAFIVVVAGIVGSYGVEGLAISTMMAGVILILFGLLRLGAVLKFIPRPLTVGFTSGIALVIFTTQVKDALGLHPEHLPAGFLPKWGVYLTSLNQVNPAAVIITITTILITIYGGRLLKRIPGSFLAILIITPIVALFHLPVHTIESVFGEIQGSISFQIPHLDWSNLQNYIQPALTIAMLGAIESLLSAVVADGMIGGHHRSNTELIAQGIANLASPLFSGIPATGAIARTATNVKNGGRTPLAGMIHAVTLLLIMLFFGKWAKLIPMPVLAGILMVVAYNMSEWRSFRSVLKGSKYDVLVLLTVFFLTVLVDLTVAIEVGIVLSALLFMQRMGKLSSVEPMEQDTDVIENYSALPRGVDVYEISGPFFFAAAQEYRDALRNIHYKSNVLILRMRHVPFIDSTGIHNFIELLKEMEKRGIRVILSGVKQEVRKELGLYGIDEMVGEEYICETFANALKQAGLHIAFTEMPHVRQVMK
- the mfd gene encoding transcription-repair coupling factor is translated as MKREQLIDFYAQHPGVQALAGQLGTPSGQKLHAKGLNGSAPSVAMAALFQKKPFGALMLLSDREEAAYFYDDLQTLGLEEHVLFFPSSYKRSVQYEKIESENIILRTDVLNQLVEAEVRFIVVSYPEAVMEKVISGKGLEKHTLTVRVGEKLSISFVNEVLFEYGFERVDFVYEPGQYSIRGSIVDIFSFAHEDPYRIDFFGDEVETIRTFDIENQISKDALKKISIIPNIQEGLQEEERISFFEFLKDDTLLITDDLRFSAERMTEMYKSAREKNLETDLPVDDLVISGNALLERAEALTCIEIGPKAHFKSEEIPFHIKPQPVFNKNFNLLGDNLRENSQLGYINIILSSSEKQVERLHAIFEDKGDPQEFDHLPFALKEGFIDHDLKLCCYTDHQIFERYHRFKLRSKKSARQAITLKELAKLHPGDYVVHVDHGIGKFAGLVRTEEDGKTQEAIRLIYRDNDSLLVSIHSLHRISKYKGKDGTEPKINKLGTAAWQNLKNKTKKKVKDIARELIGLYAHRKAEDGFAFARDSYLQQELEASFIYEDTPDQLKATVATKEDMEKTMPMDRLICGDVGFGKTEVAIRAAFKAVTDSKQVAVLVPTTILAFQHFKTFNERLSDFPCRIEYISRLRKPAEVRHILKEVSEGKVDIVIGTHRLVGKDVKFKDLGLLVIDEEQKFGVSVKEKLKHLKVNVDTLTLTATPIPRTLQFSLMGARDLSIINTPPPNRFPINTEVHGFNEDIIREAITYEVARGGQVFFINNRVQNIYEVEALIKRIVPGVRTVVGHGQMEGSQLEKVMLDFINGEFDVLIATTIIESGLDIPNANTIIINQAHNFGLSELHQLRGRVGRSNKKAFCYLLAPPMTSMTPEARRRLQAIEEFSDLGSGFSIAMQDLDIRGAGNLLGAEQSGFIADIGFETYHRILNEAIQELKHEEFQQLYKEEESREANEAFLNLRFVNDCQVDTDLELLFPESYISSISERMLLYRELDNIEDNDALEQFRAQLIDRFGKLPDSTIELLEVVRLRWTAIELNLEKIILKNKKMICYFPSDQQSPFYQTSLFGNILQWLQTHPKKCRIKEAKGKLSIVFSEVTSIQHAVGLLDEIAESVIPERVKAN
- a CDS encoding DUF4294 domain-containing protein, which produces MTSTVCLILSTGLFSRVSAQDSLATSYSAHIDTVLTKNDLTSDSLLHVNLKSIDIIPPFKFKNHHQEKKYDELVEDVKKTYPLAMIVSKELNRVKKELDQVYTSPARRKKYMKWYQHYIKETYMDTLKTLNLRQGRLLLKLIDRETGETAYDLLKEYRGGGQAFLWNSLAFLTGSSLKSDFDPEEDAMLEHILRRYEAGEFH
- a CDS encoding calcium/sodium antiporter, with amino-acid sequence MTTSFLLLILGLVFLIKGADWLVFGASALARRFRIPELVIGLTIVSFGTSAPELVVNSFAAFQNHPDIVLGNIIGSNNFNLFLILGISGLILPLSVQSTTVWKEIPFSLLAALVLLILANDQWTGHAIDVISRTDGMILLLFFALFWLYLFRQVKKERLNSLAESETSSVSSRKMAAYILGGLVILIIGGKVIVNSAVNIARHYHISEQIISLTIVAAGTSLPELATSVVAAIRKNNDIAVGNVIGSNIFNVFFILAVSSLIRPVQFDVSFNRDILLLIGGTLFLFIAMFTGKARKLDRWEAAILLIAFAVYFYFIT
- a CDS encoding glycoside hydrolase family 10 protein, which codes for MKPRQAFPTLLLVLVIAFQAAGRNPRMAKPLVKEEFRGIWIATVNNTDWPSKPGLPADQQQKELIHLIDRIENTGLNAVILQVRPAADAIYPSPTEPWSYYLTGEQGKAPTPYYDPLRFAINLCHQRGLEFHAWFNPFRVTASSYLHLAPNHPLRKNNNWIVRYNGKSYLDPGIPEVREYVINIIMDVVKRYDIDAVHLDDYFYPYPIKSLTFDDEASFKKYGGDDYPNQLKEWRRNNVNLFISELNEKIKAEKSWVKLGVSPFGVWRNLSLDPDGSAGKCGLSSYDDLYADARTWVKNGWVDYIIPQLYWERGNAYGDFDTLARWWNNNVDKRHLYFGQALYKAASSAPGWQDPNEIEKQIDIARQMNNARGFAFFSASHLLDLSQEQVSRLRQELKEEPAIVPKMAWLDSVPPPVPGHFRLESTINGTWLKWKLPASYNDDRVQYVIYRVKKDADGNNPVTDVFKVTEQRELFIPPSMRNKLADECFRVSTIDRLNNESALSPLIQINGTEFKLMQ